In Zea mays cultivar B73 chromosome 7, Zm-B73-REFERENCE-NAM-5.0, whole genome shotgun sequence, the following proteins share a genomic window:
- the LOC606488 gene encoding ustilago maydis induced11 precursor, with protein sequence MKGGKKEVAGAVVAILLVLQLMAAPPTAMAARSPRGAVPDGSLATTPKVTMLSATLCYTGETCKYIGCLTPACSCNYSDRLCYIIFTPVA encoded by the coding sequence ATGAAGGGTGGCAAGAAGGAAGTGGCCGGTGCGGTGGTGGCCATACTGCTGGTTCTGCAGCTCATGGCAGCTCCACCGACGGCCATGGCCGCCCGCTCGCCGCGCGGAGCCGTGCCGGATGGCTCCCTCGCCACGACGCCCAAGGTGACGATGCTGTCGGCCACGCTGTGCTACACGGGGGAGACATGCAAATACATTGGCTGCCTCACTCCTGCTTGCTCCTGCAACTATAGTGATCGTCTATGCTACATCATATTTACTCCTGTTGCTTGA